The proteins below are encoded in one region of Microcoleus sp. FACHB-672:
- a CDS encoding family 10 glycosylhydrolase, whose protein sequence is MLNQSVGTESSQRSFPFVLHAGMSNCLIKFYRPLLALRLWRSGYRALVTAMVTGGLVYPQLPIKPALAEATAYCQLSVEEVSETDNLRQAAFKGGQDAQKRYKERLAEYADRLRQCRSRTWPQNQAIWLRLYPCDIQEGVLEAVLDRIVARGYNQVYVEAFYDGQVLLPEAENKSPWPSAVRIPGSEKVDLLAEAIKKGHERGLKVYAWMFSMNFGYVYSQRSDRQQTLARRANGQTSISESSKDTETDIKAAEGDVSKVFIDPYHPQVRRDYMLVLNAILQRKPDGVLFDYIRYPRSTGAASVVSKVQDLWIYGEAAQQTLYQRALNQKGRELIRRYVTKGFISGGDVDEINALYPKESEPMWQGRNPNSSKALQSVAQLQSELWYLSVAHAVQGVVDFLTLAGQPVQRQGIPAGAVFFPGANKAVGQGGFDSRLQAWDRFPGSMEWHPMAYANCGDKNANCIIEEIQRVLNMAPKGTQVIPALAGTWGASIKSRPSLEAQMLAIRRAFPQINGVSHFAYSWQEPEADRDRKYCQQQ, encoded by the coding sequence ATGCTGAACCAGTCCGTTGGGACTGAATCATCGCAACGTAGCTTTCCTTTTGTTCTGCACGCCGGCATGAGTAACTGTCTTATAAAATTTTACCGACCTCTGTTAGCTTTGCGACTCTGGCGGTCAGGGTATCGCGCTTTAGTGACCGCTATGGTGACTGGTGGACTTGTTTATCCCCAGCTGCCAATCAAACCCGCCCTAGCTGAAGCCACCGCCTATTGCCAGCTATCTGTAGAGGAAGTTAGTGAAACTGATAACCTGCGCCAAGCTGCTTTTAAAGGGGGCCAAGATGCCCAAAAGCGCTACAAAGAGCGTCTAGCTGAATATGCAGACCGCTTGCGGCAGTGCCGCAGCCGGACTTGGCCCCAAAATCAGGCGATTTGGCTGCGCTTATATCCCTGCGATATCCAAGAGGGGGTTTTAGAGGCTGTCCTTGATCGAATTGTGGCGCGGGGCTATAACCAAGTTTATGTTGAAGCGTTTTATGATGGCCAAGTGCTGCTGCCGGAGGCAGAAAACAAGAGTCCTTGGCCCTCGGCTGTACGAATTCCAGGCTCAGAAAAGGTCGATCTGCTAGCAGAGGCGATTAAAAAAGGCCATGAACGCGGCCTGAAGGTTTACGCCTGGATGTTTTCGATGAATTTTGGCTATGTCTACTCCCAACGTTCAGACCGGCAGCAAACGCTAGCGCGTCGGGCTAATGGCCAAACCAGTATCTCTGAATCTTCTAAAGATACTGAAACCGACATTAAGGCGGCTGAGGGTGATGTGAGTAAGGTTTTTATCGATCCTTACCACCCACAAGTGCGACGAGATTATATGTTGGTGCTCAACGCCATCCTGCAGCGCAAACCGGATGGGGTGTTATTCGACTACATTCGCTATCCTCGCAGCACAGGGGCGGCTTCGGTGGTTAGCAAGGTTCAGGATTTGTGGATTTATGGGGAAGCTGCCCAACAAACACTCTATCAACGTGCCCTTAACCAGAAAGGTCGGGAATTGATCCGGCGATATGTTACGAAAGGGTTTATTTCGGGCGGGGATGTTGATGAGATTAATGCTCTTTACCCCAAGGAATCAGAACCGATGTGGCAGGGTCGTAATCCTAACTCTAGTAAGGCTTTGCAGTCGGTGGCGCAACTGCAATCGGAGCTTTGGTATCTCAGTGTTGCCCATGCTGTGCAGGGTGTTGTTGATTTTCTCACACTTGCGGGGCAGCCGGTGCAACGCCAAGGCATTCCCGCAGGGGCGGTATTCTTCCCCGGCGCGAATAAAGCGGTGGGTCAAGGCGGGTTTGATTCTCGCTTGCAAGCTTGGGATCGGTTTCCCGGTTCGATGGAGTGGCACCCAATGGCCTATGCCAATTGTGGGGACAAGAATGCCAACTGCATTATTGAGGAAATTCAGCGGGTGTTGAATATGGCACCGAAAGGAACCCAGGTGATCCCAGCCTTGGCCGGCACTTGGGGCGCTTCTATTAAAAGTCGTCCTTCCCTAGAAGCTCAAATGCTGGCCATTCGTCGAGCGTTCCCCCAAATTAATGGGGTAAGTCATTTTGCTTATTCTTGGCAAGAACCAGAGGCTGACCGCGACCGCAAATACTGCCAGCAACAGTAG
- a CDS encoding WecB/TagA/CpsF family glycosyltransferase, translating to MRKVNILNVSIDNLSMSELLKALDLSGGVVFTPNVDHLMKLQKNYDFNKAYSIANYKVCDSKVLMYASKFLGRPLKEKISGSDLFPAFYDYHKNNESIKIFLLGAAEGVARKAQEKINRKVGREIVVDSYSPPFGFEKDEQEALNIIERINESGATVLAIGVGAPKQEKWLLQYKEKLKNIKIFLAIGATIDFEAGHKPRAPKWMSELGVEWLFRLQSEPQRLWKRYLLEDTAFFWLILKQKLNLYSSPLATHDAGVKQATPKAQNLKPIGQLLQQANLLSPDQVATVLQEQAKQKHHQRFGEILVRLGWLNPKTVDFFAEELPKLTTTSYRQPLGQYLKSAGLLNDAQINTILNYQAQTGLRFGEIAVSQGWVKEETINFLLHYISPNQMLVPVEVSGNSNQRQVVQSY from the coding sequence ATGAGAAAAGTAAATATCCTAAATGTTTCCATTGATAACCTATCAATGTCCGAGCTACTAAAAGCACTCGATTTATCTGGAGGGGTTGTATTCACGCCTAATGTCGATCACTTGATGAAATTACAAAAAAATTATGACTTTAACAAGGCTTACAGTATCGCTAACTACAAAGTTTGCGATAGCAAAGTCTTAATGTATGCTTCAAAATTTTTAGGACGTCCCCTTAAAGAAAAAATTTCCGGTTCAGATTTGTTCCCGGCTTTCTATGACTATCACAAAAACAATGAAAGCATTAAAATATTCTTGTTAGGGGCTGCTGAAGGTGTAGCGCGGAAAGCCCAAGAGAAAATTAATCGGAAAGTTGGGAGAGAAATTGTAGTTGATTCGTACTCTCCGCCTTTTGGATTTGAAAAAGATGAACAAGAAGCTCTGAATATAATTGAGCGGATTAATGAATCGGGAGCAACAGTCCTGGCAATCGGAGTCGGTGCGCCAAAACAGGAAAAATGGCTTCTACAATATAAGGAAAAATTAAAAAACATCAAAATCTTCTTGGCGATCGGGGCAACGATTGACTTTGAAGCCGGCCACAAACCCAGAGCGCCAAAATGGATGAGTGAGTTGGGAGTAGAGTGGCTGTTTAGACTTCAGTCTGAGCCACAGCGGCTCTGGAAAAGATACCTATTAGAAGATACCGCTTTCTTCTGGCTGATTTTAAAGCAGAAGCTTAATCTTTACAGCTCTCCCCTAGCAACGCATGATGCGGGTGTAAAGCAAGCAACACCAAAAGCTCAAAACTTAAAACCCATCGGTCAGCTTTTGCAACAGGCAAACTTGCTATCACCAGATCAGGTGGCAACAGTTCTCCAAGAGCAAGCTAAGCAGAAACACCACCAACGGTTTGGGGAAATTCTGGTGCGCCTAGGATGGCTTAACCCAAAAACGGTTGACTTTTTTGCAGAAGAATTGCCAAAGTTGACGACAACTAGCTACAGACAGCCGTTGGGTCAGTATCTCAAATCTGCCGGCTTGTTAAATGACGCTCAAATTAACACCATCCTCAACTACCAAGCCCAAACAGGGTTGCGTTTTGGAGAAATTGCAGTGAGTCAAGGGTGGGTTAAAGAAGAAACCATCAATTTTTTACTGCATTACATTTCTCCTAACCAAATGTTAGTGCCGGTAGAGGTATCTGGAAATTCAAATCAGCGTCAAGTGGTGCAAAGTTATTAA
- the psb27 gene encoding photosystem II protein Psb27 — protein MKHYLSRLLALVLAVTIGLMGCSGGDVSGFTGDYSQDTLALVNSLKSAIELPDDAPEKAAAQAQARQQINDFAARYRRDQYTKLASFTTMRTALNSLAGHYNSYPNRPLPEKLKERVKQELNQVEVALKRGA, from the coding sequence ATGAAGCACTATTTATCACGTCTACTGGCTCTGGTTTTAGCTGTCACAATCGGCTTGATGGGTTGTTCTGGAGGCGATGTGTCTGGTTTTACAGGTGACTACAGCCAAGACACTTTAGCCCTTGTGAACAGCCTCAAAAGCGCCATTGAGTTGCCAGACGATGCTCCTGAAAAAGCAGCCGCGCAAGCGCAAGCTCGTCAGCAAATTAATGATTTTGCCGCTCGCTATCGTCGGGATCAGTACACGAAGCTGGCATCCTTCACCACCATGCGGACAGCGCTAAACTCGTTAGCCGGTCATTACAATTCCTACCCCAACCGGCCTCTGCCTGAAAAATTGAAGGAACGAGTTAAGCAGGAATTAAATCAAGTAGAAGTAGCGCTCAAGCGAGGCGCTTAA
- a CDS encoding glycosyltransferase — translation MPANSWPENDSYSELWSDLADPAEAELLRREAEERVSTGAGNFSPVSESSSAAEPTQDSELKTGQFSEGRRRKAAVVLTIVWSGTIALHLLSWGTWLVLGFTGAMVIHGVRVLRTKPGETPEPLSDDSRDNWPSVSLLVAAKNEEAVIAQLVKTLCDLDYPADRYELWVIDDHSTDRTPELLDRLETEYEQLKVFHRAAGAGGGKSGALNQVLPLTRGEILAVFDADAHVSPDILRRVLPLFEREEVGAVQMQKAIANTDVNFWTRGQAAEMALDSYFQQQRIAIGGVGELRGNGQFIRRSALEGCGGFNELTITDDLDLTVRLHLEGWDIEFTLVPVDEEGVTHPWALWHQRNRWAEGGYQRYLDYWPLIFRNRLGFRKTWDMFMFWIIQYFLPMAAVPDSLMALALKRMPVYSPISAVMLVMSVVAMFTGIKRIRLRRDQLGTKKDESQLHSPSLLSRKNLSLHSSSFFVTLLQTLRGMLYMFHWIVVMVSVTARISVRPKRLKWVKTLHQGKV, via the coding sequence ATGCCGGCGAATTCGTGGCCCGAAAACGATTCTTACAGCGAGCTGTGGTCTGATCTTGCTGATCCAGCTGAGGCAGAACTCTTGCGTAGGGAAGCAGAGGAGCGAGTGAGTACAGGAGCGGGAAATTTTTCACCTGTGTCAGAATCCTCCTCTGCTGCTGAACCCACACAAGACTCAGAACTCAAAACAGGGCAGTTCTCTGAGGGTCGCAGACGCAAGGCGGCTGTTGTCTTAACGATTGTCTGGAGCGGTACAATCGCTCTCCATTTACTGTCTTGGGGCACCTGGCTTGTGCTGGGTTTTACAGGGGCGATGGTGATTCATGGGGTGCGTGTCTTGCGAACCAAGCCCGGTGAAACCCCTGAACCGCTATCAGATGACAGCCGCGATAATTGGCCCTCCGTCTCTTTATTAGTTGCGGCCAAAAATGAGGAGGCGGTCATTGCCCAGTTAGTGAAGACACTGTGTGATCTCGACTACCCAGCAGATCGTTACGAGCTTTGGGTTATTGATGATCACAGCACAGATCGTACACCAGAGCTGTTAGATCGACTGGAAACTGAATATGAACAGCTTAAAGTGTTCCATCGGGCTGCCGGTGCCGGCGGGGGGAAATCTGGGGCTTTAAATCAAGTCTTACCGCTTACCCGTGGCGAAATTTTGGCCGTGTTTGATGCTGACGCCCACGTTAGTCCCGATATACTGCGTCGGGTGCTGCCACTGTTTGAACGCGAAGAAGTGGGGGCGGTGCAGATGCAAAAAGCCATTGCCAACACGGATGTTAATTTCTGGACTCGTGGCCAAGCGGCTGAGATGGCTTTAGACTCTTACTTTCAGCAGCAGCGCATAGCTATCGGTGGTGTTGGAGAACTTCGGGGTAATGGCCAGTTTATTCGCCGGTCTGCTTTAGAAGGCTGCGGCGGCTTTAATGAACTGACGATCACGGATGATCTGGATTTAACCGTGCGCCTGCACCTGGAAGGGTGGGACATTGAATTTACCTTGGTGCCGGTGGATGAGGAAGGTGTTACCCATCCCTGGGCGCTATGGCATCAGCGTAACCGCTGGGCAGAAGGGGGTTACCAGCGCTATCTCGACTATTGGCCGCTGATTTTCCGCAACCGCCTGGGTTTTCGGAAAACTTGGGATATGTTTATGTTCTGGATTATCCAGTATTTCTTGCCGATGGCGGCGGTGCCAGACAGTTTGATGGCCCTCGCGCTTAAACGGATGCCGGTGTACAGTCCGATTAGTGCTGTGATGTTGGTGATGTCTGTAGTGGCAATGTTTACCGGCATCAAGCGCATCCGTCTACGGCGAGATCAATTAGGAACAAAGAAGGATGAGTCTCAACTTCACTCTCCTTCTTTGCTTTCTCGGAAGAATTTATCGCTTCATTCTTCTTCCTTTTTTGTCACGCTGTTGCAAACGCTGCGTGGGATGTTATATATGTTCCACTGGATCGTTGTGATGGTGAGTGTCACGGCTCGGATTTCGGTGCGTCCCAAGCGCTTGAAATGGGTGAAGACGCTGCATCAGGGCAAGGTGTGA
- a CDS encoding GumC family protein codes for METEQIPQILSITKQGRQLQQVAPVDNAEFTPPPQKGLNLRPLLRTVQRQALIVIGITGLVAGAAWYLNKKAPPTYKGSFQLLVEPVSSEAKMSEPSALARTEGDAPNEKLFSLDYPTQVEILKGPGMLSKIVEDIRAKHPGFSIGNLYANLTIERIGKTRLNQTKILQVSYQGSDPKVVQLVLEKTAEKYLKYSLEERKSRIGEGVKFIDARLPDLQTRVNTVQSQIQKLQEKYALTDPKQKSDELFTQVREISVQQSDTQRQIQELRALYTTLQQQLDLTPQEALAASTLSENPNYQGLLTKLKETESQIAVESARFQPGNPYIQALMAQRQQLVDLLNQEAQRILGSNLTDSVNTSEIMNFQNSTRLELIKQLVATANQLQVLEVRDQGIAQTKATLQMQAQQFPAIASQYSELQRQLDIATRTLDQLLSHRQKLEVEEAQNEVPWELVSKPEVPKDATGNLAAIPSDASKKLIIGVIAGLVLGMGAAVFLEKFRNIFYSAKDIKDAIPLPILGEIPLDQGKRKGSNSKAIHGLARQIKDTHSGSSEFSEAFDSLYASIRFLFDDQPVRSLAVCSAEVGDGKSMIALQLAQTAAAMGQRVLLVDANLHQPQLHEWLNLPNSKGLSELLDSELAPNSCVQHSTIAENLFVLTAGQPLPESTRLLASAQMQYLMKEFQTTFDLVVYDTPHLLNLMDANFLASHTDGILMVVALRKTKQSAVKEVLDQISVFGLPTLGTVVNHAPAQ; via the coding sequence ATGGAAACAGAACAAATTCCGCAAATATTATCAATTACCAAGCAGGGCAGACAATTGCAGCAAGTAGCACCCGTTGATAACGCTGAGTTTACCCCTCCACCTCAAAAAGGATTAAATCTGCGTCCGCTGCTAAGAACTGTGCAGCGACAAGCTCTAATCGTTATAGGAATTACAGGTTTAGTAGCCGGTGCGGCTTGGTATTTAAACAAAAAAGCCCCCCCAACCTATAAAGGAAGTTTTCAGCTTTTAGTTGAACCTGTCTCCTCTGAAGCAAAAATGAGTGAACCCTCTGCTCTTGCTCGGACTGAGGGAGACGCGCCAAATGAAAAATTGTTTAGCCTAGATTACCCGACTCAGGTTGAGATTTTAAAAGGGCCTGGGATGCTGTCAAAGATTGTGGAAGACATTCGCGCCAAGCATCCCGGCTTTAGCATCGGTAATCTTTACGCCAACTTAACGATTGAACGCATTGGTAAAACGCGACTTAATCAAACCAAAATTCTCCAAGTTAGCTATCAAGGATCTGATCCAAAAGTTGTTCAACTTGTATTAGAAAAAACTGCTGAAAAGTATTTAAAATATAGCCTTGAAGAACGGAAAAGCCGCATTGGTGAAGGGGTCAAGTTTATTGACGCTCGACTCCCCGATTTACAGACGCGAGTCAATACGGTTCAGTCGCAGATACAGAAGCTGCAAGAAAAATATGCCCTGACTGATCCGAAACAGAAAAGCGATGAATTATTTACACAAGTTCGGGAAATTTCAGTACAGCAATCAGACACGCAAAGACAGATACAAGAACTACGGGCACTGTACACAACCTTACAGCAACAATTAGACCTAACCCCTCAAGAAGCCCTTGCTGCATCAACTTTAAGCGAGAACCCTAACTATCAAGGGTTGCTGACAAAGTTGAAAGAAACGGAAAGTCAGATTGCTGTTGAATCTGCCCGGTTTCAGCCAGGGAACCCTTATATTCAAGCTCTAATGGCTCAACGGCAACAGCTCGTAGATTTGTTGAATCAGGAGGCCCAGCGAATTCTTGGATCGAATTTGACAGATTCGGTCAACACTTCTGAAATAATGAACTTCCAAAACTCGACTCGGTTAGAGCTGATCAAGCAACTGGTTGCGACTGCTAACCAACTTCAGGTGCTAGAGGTTCGTGATCAAGGGATCGCACAGACTAAAGCGACCTTGCAAATGCAAGCCCAACAATTCCCAGCAATTGCAAGCCAGTACAGTGAACTACAGCGGCAGTTAGATATTGCGACTCGGACGCTTGATCAGCTGTTGAGTCACCGGCAAAAATTGGAAGTCGAAGAGGCTCAAAATGAAGTGCCTTGGGAGCTAGTTTCTAAGCCGGAAGTTCCTAAAGATGCTACCGGCAATCTAGCCGCAATTCCCAGCGACGCTAGCAAGAAGCTGATCATCGGCGTAATAGCAGGGCTGGTGCTAGGTATGGGGGCTGCTGTCTTCCTAGAGAAATTCCGGAATATTTTCTACAGCGCCAAGGATATTAAAGATGCCATTCCCTTACCTATCTTAGGTGAGATTCCCCTCGACCAAGGAAAGAGAAAAGGCTCGAACTCAAAAGCAATACACGGCTTAGCAAGACAAATCAAGGACACTCATAGTGGTAGTTCTGAATTTTCGGAAGCTTTTGATTCTCTCTATGCCAGTATCCGTTTTCTGTTTGACGATCAACCAGTCCGTTCTTTGGCTGTTTGCTCGGCTGAAGTTGGGGATGGTAAGTCTATGATTGCTTTACAGTTGGCTCAGACAGCAGCAGCAATGGGTCAGCGAGTCCTCTTGGTAGATGCTAATCTACACCAACCTCAGCTTCATGAGTGGTTGAATTTACCTAACAGCAAGGGACTTAGTGAACTGCTTGACAGTGAACTTGCTCCGAACAGCTGTGTCCAGCACTCAACCATAGCAGAGAATCTTTTTGTGTTGACTGCCGGCCAACCGTTACCAGAATCTACCAGACTGCTGGCATCCGCTCAAATGCAATATCTAATGAAGGAATTTCAAACAACATTTGATTTAGTAGTCTACGATACCCCCCATCTTCTTAACCTTATGGACGCTAATTTCCTAGCCTCCCATACTGATGGAATTTTGATGGTTGTGGCCCTTCGCAAAACCAAGCAGTCTGCAGTTAAGGAAGTTTTAGATCAAATAAGCGTTTTTGGGTTGCCAACCTTAGGTACTGTTGTGAATCACGCGCCGGCTCAGTAA
- the ebsA gene encoding type IV pilus biogenesis protein EbsA gives MSISVIDQLQPADNRQYSLYVPYYQGNKRNVLPLAISLYMRGNLEGARKIEGGENIPFVATWNVSTIPADLTNCRMQFDTKGEQLSYVVTMANFEFIDFLIDMIVNYKRSEKNSRLVDFSTAFYRKLLRRDE, from the coding sequence ATGAGTATATCGGTAATTGATCAACTTCAGCCGGCAGATAACCGGCAGTACAGTCTTTATGTGCCCTACTACCAAGGCAACAAGCGCAATGTTCTGCCCTTGGCAATTAGCCTGTATATGCGGGGAAATTTGGAAGGGGCGCGAAAAATTGAGGGCGGTGAGAATATTCCATTTGTGGCGACTTGGAATGTTTCAACCATTCCTGCAGATCTGACAAATTGCCGGATGCAGTTTGATACCAAGGGGGAGCAGCTGAGTTATGTGGTGACAATGGCCAATTTTGAGTTTATCGATTTTTTGATCGATATGATTGTCAATTACAAGCGTTCTGAAAAAAATTCGCGGCTGGTGGATTTTTCAACAGCGTTTTACCGTAAGCTTCTGCGCCGGGATGAATGA
- a CDS encoding glycosyltransferase family 2 protein: MECCAALLPARSKSNSVEIPRPSIAVLIPAHNEAAGIGTTLKTILPQLTERDRLIVIADNCNDETAVIARTFGATVLDRKDAERRGKGYALDYGLRFIEQDPPEVVILVDADCIVHTGTIDKIARLAAAKGQPVQATYLMEQPANPKPKDAVSALAFTVKNLVRPSGLSRLELPCLLTGTGMAFPWSIIREAPLASGNIVEDMQLALDLAIAGHPAVFCGEAKVTGLLPQQEQAATSQRTRWEHGHLQTLLTQVPRLLKASVKQMRFDLLAIALDLFVPPLSLLVMLWAAATVATLLTGSLGLSSWLPAIILASQGLLIFTSIFGAWAKFGRADLPIQTLLAVPFYILWKIPLYFAFLIRPQTKWVRTERDSANAPKP, encoded by the coding sequence ATGGAATGCTGTGCAGCCTTATTACCGGCTCGCTCAAAATCAAATAGTGTTGAAATTCCTAGGCCAAGCATTGCCGTTTTGATCCCCGCGCACAATGAAGCCGCTGGAATTGGCACAACTTTAAAGACGATCTTGCCACAGTTAACCGAGCGTGACCGCTTAATCGTTATTGCCGATAATTGTAATGATGAAACAGCGGTCATTGCTCGCACCTTTGGTGCAACTGTCCTAGACAGAAAGGATGCTGAACGAAGAGGCAAAGGATACGCCTTAGATTATGGCTTGCGGTTTATTGAGCAAGATCCGCCTGAAGTTGTTATTTTGGTCGATGCCGATTGTATCGTTCATACCGGCACAATTGATAAAATTGCCCGACTAGCTGCTGCAAAGGGGCAGCCGGTGCAAGCAACTTACCTGATGGAACAGCCGGCTAACCCAAAACCCAAAGATGCAGTTTCAGCGCTAGCATTTACAGTCAAAAACTTAGTTCGTCCGAGTGGACTGAGCCGGCTAGAACTGCCTTGCTTGCTAACAGGTACAGGGATGGCGTTCCCGTGGTCAATCATTCGCGAAGCCCCTTTAGCAAGTGGCAATATCGTTGAGGATATGCAACTTGCTTTAGATTTAGCAATAGCCGGCCACCCAGCAGTATTTTGTGGCGAAGCGAAAGTTACAGGGCTTCTACCGCAGCAAGAGCAAGCAGCCACAAGTCAGAGAACGAGATGGGAACACGGTCATTTGCAGACGCTTCTAACACAAGTTCCCCGACTGCTAAAAGCCTCAGTTAAGCAAATGCGTTTCGATCTTTTAGCAATCGCCTTAGACTTATTTGTCCCCCCGCTTTCCCTGCTAGTCATGCTGTGGGCTGCTGCTACGGTAGCCACCTTACTAACCGGAAGCTTGGGATTATCATCATGGCTTCCAGCAATTATTTTAGCCTCACAAGGGCTGCTCATTTTTACCTCAATATTCGGGGCATGGGCAAAATTCGGGCGTGCAGACTTACCTATCCAGACACTTTTAGCCGTCCCGTTTTACATTCTTTGGAAAATCCCACTTTATTTCGCTTTTCTCATTCGACCTCAAACAAAATGGGTTCGTACAGAACGAGATTCAGCAAACGCACCAAAACCTTAA
- a CDS encoding radical SAM protein has translation MAPLVANYYLTYRCNARCHFCNIWALEPNNEADFATIQQNLKDLRRLGVKYVDFTGGEPLLRQDVGQIYTEAKKQGFVTSMTTNTILYPKKAKEIQGLVDFLNFSLDGGDAETHDQSRGVKIFDTLVESVKIAISLGEYPVLNHTVTAQNYNRLAEVAELGQQLNVRVWLNPAFTAYDNYNSKKNPTPEMVAAIEAAAKKYSNLGYNKAALAFIEAGGNDTNNPRCKAVEAVIAISPDNKLLLPCYHFAQTGVPIDGKLYELYRESEEVEKFRVSQGKLSVCEGCTVWCYLIPSFFKGVDKYWFLNQITYAGEFVARKRFLQRAVV, from the coding sequence ATGGCCCCACTCGTAGCCAATTACTACTTAACATATCGCTGCAACGCCCGTTGTCATTTTTGCAACATCTGGGCGCTAGAACCCAACAACGAAGCTGATTTTGCCACAATTCAACAAAATTTAAAAGATTTGCGGCGCTTAGGCGTTAAATATGTGGACTTCACCGGAGGCGAACCCCTGCTGCGCCAAGATGTTGGCCAGATTTACACGGAAGCCAAAAAACAGGGTTTCGTGACCAGCATGACCACGAACACCATCCTTTATCCCAAAAAAGCCAAAGAAATTCAGGGTTTAGTAGACTTCTTGAATTTCTCTTTAGATGGTGGGGATGCAGAAACGCACGACCAATCAAGGGGCGTCAAGATTTTTGACACTTTAGTAGAATCGGTCAAAATCGCCATTTCTCTGGGTGAGTATCCCGTGCTCAACCATACCGTTACTGCCCAAAACTACAACCGTCTGGCTGAAGTTGCAGAACTCGGCCAGCAGTTGAATGTTCGGGTGTGGCTCAACCCTGCTTTTACTGCTTACGACAACTATAACTCCAAGAAAAACCCGACTCCAGAGATGGTGGCAGCAATAGAAGCAGCAGCTAAGAAGTACAGCAATCTTGGCTACAATAAGGCTGCATTAGCTTTCATTGAAGCTGGGGGCAACGACACCAACAATCCTCGCTGCAAAGCGGTGGAAGCTGTAATTGCGATTTCGCCAGATAACAAACTGTTGCTACCCTGCTACCACTTTGCCCAAACCGGCGTTCCCATTGATGGAAAGCTTTATGAACTCTACCGCGAGTCAGAAGAAGTGGAAAAATTCCGCGTTTCTCAAGGGAAGTTATCCGTGTGCGAAGGTTGTACGGTATGGTGTTACTTGATCCCCAGTTTCTTTAAGGGTGTTGATAAATATTGGTTTTTGAATCAAATAACCTATGCCGGCGAATTCGTGGCCCGAAAACGATTCTTACAGCGAGCTGTGGTCTGA
- a CDS encoding phosphotransacetylase family protein gives MPKIAKYLVIGSTEAYSGKSATVVGIAHQLQQKGVDIAYGKPLGTCPSENQVDKIDEDVRFVGETLNLSGNRLLSPLVFLDEETITKRLQGEDRTNYSEALAQSMQGPAGSLVLLEGAGTMDEGILLNLSLLQVSETLDASVLLVTRFRSALTAGIVLAAKQRLGDRLVGVLLNDIPPQQMEFAETLVRPFLESQGVPVLGMLPRSALLRSVSVTELTQRLKAEVLCRPDRLDLMVESLKIGAMNVNSAIKYFSEGRNMAVVTGGDRSDIQIAALDSYTQCLILTGSMAPSQIVLNRAEEMEVPVLSVDLDTLTTVEIIEHALGQVRLQEPVKVEYIRQMMAEHFDIDRLLARLGLEPVAARK, from the coding sequence GTGCCAAAAATTGCTAAGTATCTAGTGATTGGCTCGACAGAAGCTTATAGCGGCAAGTCAGCAACGGTTGTGGGTATCGCCCATCAGCTACAGCAAAAAGGAGTCGATATTGCTTACGGCAAACCCCTAGGAACCTGTCCTAGTGAGAATCAGGTAGATAAGATAGATGAGGATGTGCGGTTTGTGGGGGAAACTCTGAACCTTTCCGGCAACCGGCTGCTATCTCCTCTGGTGTTTCTGGATGAGGAGACGATTACTAAACGCCTGCAAGGGGAAGATCGAACAAATTATTCAGAAGCGCTGGCCCAATCGATGCAGGGTCCAGCAGGATCTTTAGTTTTGCTGGAAGGTGCCGGCACAATGGATGAAGGCATTTTGCTGAATTTGTCTTTGTTGCAAGTGTCGGAAACACTGGACGCGTCGGTTCTATTGGTGACACGTTTCCGATCAGCCTTGACTGCTGGAATTGTTCTGGCGGCTAAACAGCGGTTGGGCGATCGGCTGGTAGGGGTGTTGCTCAATGATATTCCTCCGCAACAGATGGAGTTTGCCGAAACGCTGGTGCGCCCTTTTCTGGAGTCTCAGGGAGTGCCGGTGTTAGGAATGCTGCCCAGGAGTGCGCTGTTGCGAAGTGTGAGTGTGACTGAGTTGACACAGCGGCTGAAAGCAGAGGTGCTGTGCCGGCCTGATCGCTTGGATTTGATGGTAGAAAGTCTCAAGATTGGGGCGATGAATGTTAATTCCGCCATTAAGTATTTTTCTGAAGGGAGAAATATGGCGGTGGTAACGGGTGGGGATCGCAGTGATATTCAGATTGCGGCCCTAGACAGTTACACGCAATGTTTGATTTTAACCGGCTCGATGGCTCCATCTCAAATTGTTTTGAACCGGGCTGAAGAAATGGAAGTGCCGGTGCTGTCGGTTGATTTGGATACTTTGACAACGGTGGAAATTATTGAACACGCTTTGGGCCAGGTGCGGCTTCAAGAGCCGGTGAAGGTAGAATACATCCGTCAAATGATGGCTGAGCATTTCGATATCGACCGCTTGCTGGCGCGGCTGGGATTGGAGCCGGTGGCGGCAAGGAAGTAG